The nucleotide window AAGGATATGCATTTGTATGGGGAGTTACACCGCTTTCTGCCAGCGTTGGCTTTTATTGAGGGGGCGCGAATCACTGAATTACCAGTACGTCATCATGCACGGCGGTTTGGTAAAAGCAAGTATGGCTTGTGGCGCACCTTTCGGGTTTTGATGGATTTACTCACCATCTGGTTTATGAAAACGTTCCTGACGCGCCCGATGCACGTATTTGGTTTGTTTGGGCTGGCTTCAATGCTGTTGGGAACGGCGATCGGTCTGTATTTAACGTTTTTGAAACTGGGTTTGGGGCAGAGTATTGGGAATCGTCCGCTGTTGATTTTGGCAGTTGTGCTGTTTATCGCTGGGGTACAGCTATTTAGTTTTGGGTTGTTAGCAGAGTTGCTGATGCGTACTTATCATGAATCTCAAGGGCGACCTATCTATCGCGTGCGAGAGGTTGTAGGAAAAAATATTAAGTAAAGTAACAATGATATGTGGGTAATAGGTAATGGGTAACGGGGAATGGGTAATAGCATTCTTTACTAATGACCAATTACCAGTTACCAGTCTACAAATAAAACCCACAGACTTAATAACCTTACTCATTAGCTGAACTTTGAACGTTTTTCAGACGCTTGACCCTCAACCGCGCCGTAACTTACAGATCCTCTTTATTGCGGGTTTGTTATTTTGGTCTAGTTTGGCTTCGTTGTTGCCGACGCTACCACTTTATATCAACGATCTCGGTGGGACGCCGCAGCAAATTGGCGTTGTGATGGGAAGTTTTGCGATTGGGCTATTAATTTGCGTCCCTGGCTAGCACAATTGGCAGATCTCCGCAGTCGCAAACTTGTGTTGATCATTGCCCTGAGTACGGTTGCTTTAGCCCCCTTAGGCTACTTAATGGTGAAATCTTTATGGCTGTTAATGGTGATTCGCGCATTTCATGGAATTAGTATTGCAGCTTATTCGAGCGGCTACACTACCTTAGTTGCAGATATCGCCCCTGCAAAAAGTCGCGGGGAAATTATCGGTTACATGAGTCTAGTGAATCCGATTGGTATGGCGTTGGGACCTGCTTTAGGTGGTTATTTGCAAGCTAGCATTGGTTACACGGCTTTATTTTCGTTATCTGCTGGCTTGGGAGTGTTGGGAATATTATTTGCATCGCAAGTCTCTAACCCAGCTGCTAATTTGCTGAAATGCCAAGTGACTGACAACCGTTTTTGGCAACTGCTAGGTAGTCCTCGAATTCGGACTTTAGCACTGATCTTGCTGTTGGTTGGGTTAGCGTTTGGCACTTTGAGTACATTTGTGCCGTTGTATATCAAATCTGTTGGTGTAGATTTTAACGTAGGTTTGTTTTACACTGCAGCGGCGATCGCTAGTTTTATTATCCGCATTCCTACAGGGAGGGCAAGCGATCGCTATGGACGCGGTTTATTTGTTACTCTCAGCTTAATTTTTTACACCGTCTCGATGTTGCTGTTGTGGCTTGCTAATAGCGCTACTGCATTTTTAAGTGCTGGCTTTGTGGAAGGATTGGGAGCTGGTATCTTAATTCCAATGGTGGCTACAGTCGTTGCTGATCGCACGCTACCTCAAGAACGCGGACGCATGTTTGGTTTATGTATGGTGGGGTTTGATGTCGGAATTGCGATTGCAGGACCTGTTTTAGGGGCGATCGCGCAATACATCGGTTATCGCCATCTTTTCGGCTTCGCGGCTGGTTTGACTACGCTTGCGATCGTCGTTTTTCTCACTCAATCGAGTAAAGATATGGCGCATTCTCTACGCTTTGCACTTGGTAAAGGTAGAGATGTTTATGCATTAAGGTAAAAAACGGGCGAGGAGGGATTCGAACCCCCGACACCGTGGTCCGTAGCCACGTGCTCTAGTCCACTGAGCTACACGCCCTGAAAAAAGCTGTTCGCTTTATTCTTGCGAGTATCTATACTATCACGAAAAAGTGAAATGGAACAAATTTCTCAAAATTCCTCTAATTTGACGCACTTGGATAACCAAGGACAAGCCCAAATGGTTGATGTCTCGCACAAAACGTCAACTGTGCGCCAAGCTGTCGCGGCGGCGAGTGTGCGAATGTCTAGCGAAACTTTTGCCACAATTCAAGCAGGAAACGCCCCTAAAGGTGATGTTTTGGGGACTGCAAGACTTGCAGGAATTATGGCGGCTAAACAAACATCAAATTTAATTCCGTTGTGTCACCCTCTACCCTTACACAAAGTAGAAGTGCAGATTGAGCCTGATTCGCAGTTACCTGGTTATCAAATTACTGCGTTAGTCAAAACCAAAGCCGAAACGGGTGTTGAAATGGAAGCGTTAACAGCAGTTTCAGTTGCGGCGCTGACTTTGTACGACATGGCAAAGGCTTTAGAAAAGTCAATCTCGATTGAATTAATTCATTTAGTTAGTAAATCTGGTGGTAAATCGGGAGATTATCAAAGTGAGTAGTACAAGCTCTAACTGAAACAACAGTAGAGCTTACGCTTGAGGAGTTCAAAATCTACACTAGATGGCACAGACAAAGCTTATTGTACTGCTGTATATCCACCATCAATGACAAGGTTGTGTCCAGTAATGAACGAAGCTGCATCAGAACATAACCAAACTGCTGCTTCTGCAATATCGTTAGGTTCGCCAATTCGTTGTAGTGGAATACCAGATGCTACTTGCTCAAGCATACTTGGCGGTGCGTCTGCCCATAATTCTGTTTTTACAGCACCAGGACTTATCGTATTAACACGAATTTGCTCAGCATATTCTGCTGCGGCTGCACGCGAAAGCGAAATTACACCACCTTTAGCGGCTCCGTATGCAGAGTAATTGGCGACACCAACTAGCGCCCCTTGTGAGGAAACATTAACAATCGCTCCAGTTCCTGATTTCATCATTGCGGGAATCTCGTATTTCATGCATAGCCAAATTGACTTGAGGTTGACAGCTATTTCTGCTTCCCAGTCTTCTTCAGCCATTTCGATTAAAGGAATCGCTTTACCAGAACCTGCATTATTGAAGGCAAAGTCAAGGCGACTGTATGTCTCGATCGTGGTATTAACTAGGGCTTCTACTTCTTGCGCTTGCGTTACATCTGTTTTGACAAAAAGTCCTTCACCACCTGCTTGTTGAATTTGCTTGATTGTGTCTTCACCTTCTAAAGTGCGCCGCGCTGCAACAACTACTTTTGCACCTGCTTTAGCAAAGGCGATCGCTGTTGCTTTACCAATACCAGAACTCCCACCAGTTACGATCGCAACTTTTTCTTTCATAGAAATCATGCGGTTTCCTCACTGAAATTCATACAGTTGTTCTTAATTTACGCAATCGGATAGTGAAGTTCATGAGCGATACTTGCGCCGTTTTATCAAAATCTTGCGGTTTATTCAGAATATGGTTCGCCAGGGAAAAAGCGATCGCTCAAAATGTCCTCTAGTGTATAAGTACACTCAGCAGGAAAAGTTTTGTTAGGTAGATTGGTTTCTCCTACAGCTAAATCTTTGCCATTTTGGTAGGCTATTAATACTGCTTCCTGAAGATAGGACTTTAAGCTAGGGTTTTCTTGCAAAAGCTGTTGAATTTCACGGCGCTGCACTCGAATTGTACTTAACCAACTACGACTGCGCCGTTGAGGTTGATATTCCACGGTTGATAAAGGGGACGGGCAACCCGTCCCCAACAACCTCCACTTGAGTAAATGTCCGATTAAAATACTCAATCGGTTTCGCAGTTCCTGGCGTTGTTGTTTTCCCAAAGACTCAATTTCCTCAATTAAATTTGGCAAGTCGAGTTCGTGCCATTGGCGATCGCGGAGTAACTTTGCTTGTTCTTGAGTCCAGGCGTAGAAATCAATTGCATAGAGATTATTGATCATTGGAGTAGTAATTGGTTATAAACAGTCGCGATATTGTTTTGGCGTGAATCCAGTGAGTTTGCGAAATTGTGCGGTGAAGTGACTTTGGTTATAGAAGCCAACACGATAGGCTACTTCTGCGATCGCCAGCCGCGTTACAGATAACATAATCTTGGCGCGTTCAATACGTCTTTGTGTTAGATAACGATGGGGTGATTCTCCGGTTGCAGTTTTAAAGGCGCGGGCAAAATGAAATTGACTAATATGAACAACAGCCGCCATATCAGCAATTGTGATATCTTCTGCTAAGTTTTCTGCAATAAAATCTTTAACTTGCTTGAGTTTGATTGTATCTAGTAGTTTATTTCCTGATTGAGGTTTTACCCGCACGCGATTGTAGTTGCGTAGTAGATGAACCATCAATAGATTTCTGAGTGACTCAGTGTAAATTTTTCCAGCTAACCCTTCATTGAGGATTTCCGCTTTGAGTAATTGCGCTACGTGAAGAATCGTTGTATCAGGAAAAATGACGCGGTGTTCAATTTCAACAGGAGTGGATACACTATTTTCTGCTGCTATTTGGTTGAGTAAATTTTGGTCAAGTGTGATGTTGATGTATTCACTAATATGTTCTCGATAGTGCCAAACAAAATCATGTTCACAATAGAGAAACACACTGCCTGGTGGTAAAGCTGTAGTTTGACTCGCAGTACCATCAACTGACCAAGTGACGCGATCGTGTGGTACAAACGCAACACTAATTGTGTTCTTAGGCATGGCAAAATCAAATTCACCAATCGCATTCATACAACTATGTTCAACTGCAATGCCTTCCCATTGTTGAGTAAGCGTTGATAAAGAAGGTAAGTTATGAATTGGTAGCGATCGCATCCTATTTCTCCCAGCAAACTACCCTAAACAATTATTCATTGAAATACACTTTATTTCACTAAGTTTGTTATATAATATATTTTTTGCCACAAAATTTTATTTAAAATAATTTTATAGATTGATACATATAAATTCTTTATAAAATTGCTTTTCTTTGTGTTCTTTATGATCTGTTTAATAAAGTGACAATTACAATACAATTACTATTTTATTACTTTCACTTAACCCTTTAAAAGACAAGAGTGCACGGTGCCTAGATTGTAGCTAGAATAATGACAAGATGTGCATCAATTTTGGCTACGCAAATGAACAAGATATCTAGTAGCAAAATATCTTATCTGACTAAGCAAATATTCCTACTAAGCCTTGCAGTAGCTAATGTTTCTATCATTGGCATTGTACCTAGTCGAATAGCACAAGCAGCTCAGGAAATTCCCGTTGTTAGTTCCTCAGCGCTAGGGCAAAATATGGATGTTCCTTGGTCGCGCCCTGTGAAAATTAACGATCCATTCGAGGGAAGTTATCTAGGAGTTTTTGATCGCAACTACTTTTACCGCAGATTTCTCAATAACAACGTCAGATTTGAAATTTTAAGTCTTTGGAGACCCAACTCAGTTCGTTTCTTGTTAGCTTCTAGAGAGCGAAATTGTGCGTATTCGACAAGATTTTCGTATAACCGCTTGTTAACACGCCGTGTTATTGCTTATCGCGGACGAAAATATTTATATACAGGATTTCCTTATACTAGTTTCCCCGTTTCAAGATGCGCGATCGCAAGTAATACTCAAAATGCTGTGAAGCTTTTTATCCGAACTGGCGAACAAGTCTATCAACTTGATGGCAGAAACAGTACATTTGCAATTAATCCCGATGTCGCAAACGCCTTAAGATCGACTCCGATTGAGAATGTGCAGATTAGGTTAGTGACAGAAAGCGGCGAAACAATTGATAGTGAAATTGGTAGGGGAACTGTTGAAGCTTGGAGAGATATTTATTAGTGATACCGTTCTACAAGACAGCTTTAGCATAACCCCATCTCAATTAGCAAAAACTCGTGGGAAAATCCTAGAATGAGTTAATATCTCACTCATACACTTATAGATTAACGATTTATGCCTCCTCGTTGGCCGCGTAAACCTGATCGCCGAGATCCAGCCTATCGTCGTTTGGACGATCGTATGAATTTTGCGATGCACGTCGCAGTCTTTGCTGTGACAAATTCTGGGCTGTGGTTCTTCTACAATCTCAAGTCTATTACTTGGACTTGGCTTCCTTTGTTAACGGCAAGTTGGTTACTGGTGTTGCTAGTACATTTAGTTTATATTTCGGCGATCGCTGATTATTCAGAACCAGGAAATCCCTCAAAATCTACTTAAAGGTAGATGAAAATTAATTGTTAATTAGAAATTGTGGCAGTGACAGCTTGCAAGTTGAGTTAAAGATTATGGCTAACCAAAGTACGACAGAAATTCTCGAAGCGCTAGCATCTGAAATTGGCGAAAATGTTTATATTGATGTTGCTAAATGGCATCTTTACCTTTCTGATGCAAAGTTGCACAAGGTTTTAGCAGAAAAATTCTATCCGCTACTTTCCGCTAATTCTGTTAATGAAGACGAAGTTTTAGCAATTTTAAAAGATATGCCAATTAAGATTGGTGGCGGGAGAAGCGAAATTCCTTTAATCGATTTATTACCCATGCAATGTCAAGTTAACTTAATCGATATTGTCGAGAAATATCAAAGTCGATTTTAATATTATCTCGCAAAGCGTTGGCGCAGGCGTGATATTACCAGATCAACTTCGGGTAACTTCATTTGTAAGGCGATCGCTGCGAACACTCCAAGTCCAAATAAACCAGACATGCTAAGTTGCAACAACTGAACAATTAAACCTTCACTACCGAGTAGGCGTTGAGAAGCCCAAAGCGTCGCCCAACTGGCAGTTCCAGCAACAAAACTACTAGCGGTTAAACCCAATATAGGTATACTCCACTGACGTAGCGGCAAACCATTAAGCCGACGGTTGAGAATGAGGAGGAACATAATCGTGGAAGCAAAATTCACTCCTACTGTTGCTAGCGTAATTCCTGGAGCACCAAAAGGCTTCACGAGGATATAATCAAGCCCCACATTAAGAATGATATTGAGCAAACTAACGCGAAACGGAGTCGTGCCATCACCTAACGCATAAAATACTCTGACGAGGACATCACGCGCTAAGTAGACAAACATACCAATCCCATAAGCCATAAGTACTGACGCAACTAACTGCGAACCGGCTTGCCCAAAAGCGCCACGTTCGTAAATTACACGGACAATCGGAACTGCTAAAGCAACAAACAACGCGCCCAATGGTAGCATTGTCACTGCTGTAATAAGTAAACCTTGACGAATACGCAGTTTGAGATTTACCCAGTCTTCCGGTGCAGCTAATTGCGAAAGCATTGGGAGTAAGGGCAACAAAATCATGTTGGAAATAATGCCTAAGGGCGTTTGCACGAGTAAACCAGCGTAGCTAAATGCTGCTGCTGCACCTGCAATTCCTGAAGCAAAAAAGAGATCGGTATAGAGATTGATCTGCATCATTCCTGATGAAAACGTTGCAGGACCCATAATATTAATGACTTCGCGGACTCCAGGAGAGCGAAAATCAAATCTCAAGCGCAGAGTACCTAAGCCTAACCGCCACTGTGTAATAAGTTGGGCAAGCCATTGTAAAATTGCACCAGCAAGAGTTCCCCAAGCTAAAACTTGTCCGCCTAGTAAAGCGTACCGTGGTAAAACAATATCATCTCCCAGTTGAAAGGCTAAGATTCCCAGTCCAATAATGATTGTGATGCTAGAAAGTACTGGACTAATCGAAAGTAGCCAATATTGATTTGCTGTATTTAAAGTACCAAAGCCTATACCTACTAACCCCGCGAGTAATGCCATTGGTGCCATAATTTGCAGTTGCACAGTAGCGATCGCCTGCGTTTGTGAACTGAGTTGTGGACCTAGTAAGCTAATAAAAAAATCGGCAAAGACGACTAGAATGATAGTAATAAAAATAAGTAATCCACTCACCAGTGTGGTTGTTGTTTCGACTAACTGCGCAGATTCTTGTTTGCTACGTTTGGATAAAACACTGACTATGGCACTATGAATCGGTCCATTGACACCACCGAGTAGCACCCAGAAGAAGCTAGGAACAACGTAAGCATAGCTATAAGCATTCGCCACCACACCAACACCAAACGCCGCTGCGATCGCTTGTTGGCGCACGAGGGCTACGAGTTTACTCAGCAAAGTTGCAACTGCAACGATTCCAGCAATTCCAGCTAACGAACGAGAAGGTTTTTCAGACACAAAGCATTACTACTATCTCAACCTCATAACATTTAACCGCGAATTGCGATTTTAGTGATTGAGCTTCGGCAATTGGCTGCAATGATTTTTTGTTCTGTGCTGTGCGATCGCTATTTCAACAAATCCTCAATTTCTTCATCTGTCAATCCGAACTGCCTAAAAATTCGCAATACATAAGCAGGAGACATTTCTTTTGCTCCCATATCAATTGGGACTACTCGTGTTTTACCTTCAACAACACGGGTATAAAGACTATGATCTCCTTTACCCTCTCGGTAAAATATGCAACCTGCCTTCTCTAAAAGTTTAATTAATTGCTTTGGCTTGAGGGAGGGAATATTTTTAGGCATAAACTGCCCTAAACTCGTAAACTTCTGATCCTGGCTCCTTCGACTCTACAGTCAAAAACTCATGCAATTCCTTTATCGGAACAGGAGCGCAATAAACATCAGTTCTAGACTCGTAAATATCTTGAAAAGACTCAATTGCCTCTTTTAATTTTTCGATGGCGCTATCCTGCGTTTCTCCTTGACTGACAATCCCATTTTCTAAACATAAGGCAACCCAATAACCGGCACTTTGTCGCAGAATAACGGTGTAAAAATCCATGTTACTGGCTTTGTTGAAATAACCTTGTGTTGTTAATTTTAGTCTAGGGCTGTAATTTTGCTCGTTACCCACATAGCATAAGCTTAATCAAGGTTCGCTGTGAATTGCTGGAGGCTGCACGGAATCTTGAGGGGCTACATATGAACTCCAGAGATTGCGTAGCGAAGAAAAGGCAAGAAGTAAAAAGGCAATGGCACAAGCTCGGTAAGTTAACCGCGTCCAATCTCTTTGAGATCTTTGGAATACTTGAGTAACAAGTCCAGCACAAACGAATGACCAAAGAAAGGACGCAACCATAAAGCCAGTGAAAAAGATTAAATTGTGACTAACTGTAGGATCGCTTACTCCGATAGCACCCATTGCACTACCTAAAGCTGCCCAGTACGCTATATTTTGTGGATTTGTGATTGATAGCAAAATACCAGAACGCAAAGCTTTTTTACTATAAGTGTTTGTCGGAGCGAGCTTGATACTGAATTCTTTATTTGCCTCTTGCCACGCATCCCCAGCTAGCCAAAGTAGATAGAGTACGCCAGCAAGCCCAATTGGTAGACGTAATAAGTCCCATTGCAAAAGTAATCCAACGCCTGTCAAACCCAGTACAGCCCAAAGCGCATCTCCTACAAGCGAACCAATTTGAACAGCTAACGCACCTTTGAAACCACCTCTGATTCCCTGTCGAATAGTCTCTGCAAAAACTGCTCCAGGTGCAGCATTGAAGATGAATCCTAAAAACAGTGCAGTAAAGAAAAGTGCAAACATTAAGTTTCCTCTATTGCAGTCACTTCATTAAGTGTGCAGTGAAATTGAAGATAAGAATAGGGATAATTGTTATTGCTTATTTTGACAATCTAGAGTATATTTAAGATAATGGAAATATTTGTCTATTTTTAAAATTTGGTTAGATTTTTATTATGAAGAAAATCATCAACTAACTTAGATATTACCAGAAAGCAGCCCCAAAAATAAAGCGATTTTTTACTAAATTTATCAAAAATAAATAATTCAAAGCTGTGCTAAAGAAACAAAGTAAAAGTATCTTGATAGATGCGATCGCTTCAAATTACTGAGGTAAAATGTAGCATAGTAACTACGTAAAAACCCAGATGAATCTGCAAGATGACATTAGCGATGTGCAAGAGCCAATTCTCACCGCGCCAGCAGAAGTCAGGCAAATTATTGAACAGGTGTGGAAGTTAGAAAAGAGCAGACTTGATAAAAAAAGTAACAGCCATATCAACGATGATATTTTGCGGATTGTCAAGGAAGCGGTGCGATGAAGTTAACTTCAATTCGGCTGTGTAACTTTCGTTCGTTTTATAGCAAAACACCGGAAATTGTCCTTGCAGGTGGAACAAATCGCAATACGACAATCGTTCACGGTAACAATGGTGCAGGGAAAACGAGTTTCTTAAATGCATTTACGTGGGTACTATACGAGAAGTTTAGTGCGGCGTTTGCTTCTGCTGAACAACTTGTCAATAAACGGGCGATCGCCGAAGCAAATATCGGAGAAGTCATCGAATGCTGGGTAGAAATATTTTGGGAACATGATAACAAACGCTACCGCGTTAAACGCGAGTGTCGCGTGTATAAAAACGACACCAACTTTGATGCGGGTAAAACCCAGTTATTTATGCAAATAGCTGGCGATGATGGGCGGTGGTATCATTCACCACAACATCCAGAAGACGTGATCAATCAGATTCTACCGTCAAGCTTACATCAGTATTTCTTTTTCGATGGCGAACGAATCGAACAAATTGTGCGATCGGATAAGAAAGCAGAAATTGCTGAAGCAACCAAAATCTTTTTAGGCGTGAAAGTCATTGATAACTCAATCAAGCATTTAAGTGAAGCCAAAAAAACGCTAGAAAATGAATTAAAAGTGATTGGTGATGCCCAAACCAAACAACTTTTGAGAGAACGGCAAAAGATAGAAATTGAGATTGAACAAATTACACAGCGCCAAAGTGAGATTACTCAAGAGTTAGAATATCAAAACACTTTTAAAAAAGAAACAAGTCACCGTCTACGCGAACTTGCTGCGGCGCAAGAACTACAGGAAAGACGGCAAAATTTAGAAAACCAGAAAACAACAAATCAAGAAGAACTACGAAAAAGTAAAGAAACTCTCAAGAAAACTATTTCTACACGCGGTTACAGTGTACTACTACCGTCAACGACAAATCAATTTCGAGAAATTATTGCAGCATTAAAGCAGCGCGGCGAGTTAACCGCCAGAATTTCGCAAGAATTTGTGCAAGAAATACTGCGCGATCGCCGTTGTATTTGTGGTACACAACTAGACGATGGAAGTGATGTGCATCAAAACGTCAGCAACTTGTTAAATCAAGCTGGTTCTTCTGCTGTCCAAGAAACTGTTATTCGGACAATCGCCCAAGTTGACGAAATTGACAAACAAGCAACTGCTTTTTGGGAAGATGTCGATCGCGAACAATTACGTATTAATCAATTAAGAGAAAGTATATCACAAATCGAAGCTGAGTTAGATAATATTCAAGAACGTTTGCGTAAAGATCCCAGCGAAGAAATTCGCAATTTGCAACTTCGATTGGATGATATTGATAGAAAAATAGCTGAATTAAACATTGAACGCGGTGAAAAGAATCAGCGTGTTGATAGTTTAAAAACTGAAGCTGCTGAATTAGATAAGCAAATTGCCAAACAAAAATTTAATGAGGAAAGACAAGCATTAGCACAAAGACGGATTGCTGCAACTTTAGATGCAATTGAACGATTAAACGAAGTTAAACAACGCCAAGAGAAGCAGTTTCGTTTGCAATTAGAAAAACGAATTCAAGAAATATTTAATGAAATTTCTATCACGCCCTATATTCCTAAAATTAGTAAAAAATACGAACTCACATTAATAGAAAATACTTCTGGTGTAGAAGCACCCGTTGCGGCTTCTACAGGTGAAAATCAAATACTGAGCTTATCATTTATTGGTAGCATCATCGACAAAGTGCGCGAGTGGAGTGAAAGAAAAATGTTGATGGTAGCTGATGGTAGCACATTTCCCATAGTGATGGACTCGCCGTTTGGAAGTTTAGATGAAACTTATCGGCGACAAATTGCCAAGATTATTCCCCAATTAGCTAATCAGTTGATTGTATTAGTGAGTAATACCCAGTGGCGCGGAGAAGTAGAAGCAGAAATGACTTCAAGAATCGGTAGGGAATATGTTCTAACTTACTATTCTTCTAAACCAGATTGCGAAGAGGATGCGATTGAAATTGTAGGACAAGAGTATCCTTTAGTTAGACAAAGTCCTAATGAGTTTGAGTATACTGAAATTCTTGAGGTAAATCGCAACGGTTGAAGGTAAACACAGTGCTACAAATTATTAAAAAGCTTTAAGAAAATGGTAGAAACTGGCAGAATTAGAGTAGCAAAAGACAAAGCTGACTTAGTTAAATCTTTAATTTCAACTGACGGTGCAACAGGTCCTTTTCAAACCTTTGCAGATGCGATCGCCTTTGCTGCTGCTTTGGGTGCAAAGCACAATAGACGAGTACCTTTAGGAGAAATTTCAAAAAGAGAACCTTCTCCTATTAGATTAGAGTACTTTGCATCAATGGGACATGACTGCGTAATTAAGTTATTAGCAATTACGGAAACAAAAGACATTAAAATTCTATCGCTTACTGAGGAATCCGAAGCTAAACGTAACCTTATCTTTGAAGAATATGCCAATGGCGGACTAGAAATACTGCAAAATGAGTTACGTGGAGCAGTAGACTATTCTGAGCGAATTTTATTAATGCTTTGTCCTGAACGCGAACAGCAAGAACAGCAAAATGAAGAGTTTGATTTAAGTAAATTTCTATCTTGAACTAATCAGTAAAATAATATCATCTCCGGTTAAATAACCTTGCTTTGTAGTTAGTGACTAGTGACTAGCTACCATTTTTGGTAACACTAATCAACCGGAATTGCTATCATTGTTTGCTGCAGAAACTTCGTATTTATTGTTAATGAATTAAATCTATATAGTTCAAAATCACTCTCAATGTATGAATTACAACATAGGTGGTAATCCTATTGCTTTTGGTTCCACAAGCTGACCATCAAAGCCGATCGCCTGTTTTTCAATAGTTCTTGCATCTGCTACAGCCTTACGGAGTTCGGCGCGTTCCATTGGTTCTTGGATTCCGCCGAGAATGTAAATGAGTAGCTTTGCTGCTAAATCGCGCCCTGCAACTTGTACGCGCTTTTTGTTTGGGTCGTATAAGATACCGTACCAAAGCGATCGCGGATATTCCATGCTACTAAAACCACCTTCTAAGTCAAACTTGTGGAGTTTCTTAAAGATGTCTTTGAGTGAGAAACCTTTTTTGAAGACTAAAATTCCTAAAGCTTGCGCTAAAGCAACTTGTCCAACAGGGCGAAAAAGCATATTTCCTTCACCGCCATCCTTCTCGAAACTAAAGCGTCGGAGTAACGGTGTTTCTTCCGCTTCGAGTACCCGATAACTTGGTAGAGTCGCTAAATAATCAAATAACTGCTGAAATTCTACGATTCCCGCCTCTAGTTCTCGATCGTTTGGGCGTATCGGAATCAAACCTTTATCTAATGGTTTCCAGTGTAAGAACTTTTGTCCGAGATATCGCTCTGACATCTCTTTAAGTGCTTGCAGTGTTGTTAAAACCGTAGATTTAGTAGCAACTGTAGCGCTATTCCAATTAACGCGCGGCTTTCGCGTGCTTCTTTGTTCTAGAAGTGGATGCGTCGTCGCAATTTTTCTCGCCACGATCGCAAATCCATCATCCTCATTCAACTGCGCTAATTGACCTTTCGTCAAAGGTACAGCCATTAAGTTGACATGAACAAAAATTGATCTTACCCGTCGTCGTGCTTGTTCGCGAGTTTCACCTTTCTCGACTGCACAGATAAACTCAATTCCTATTTTTTCTTGAGGTAAACTTTCTAAATAATCAACATTTACGTG belongs to Gloeocapsopsis sp. IPPAS B-1203 and includes:
- a CDS encoding glucose 1-dehydrogenase gives rise to the protein MKEKVAIVTGGSSGIGKATAIAFAKAGAKVVVAARRTLEGEDTIKQIQQAGGEGLFVKTDVTQAQEVEALVNTTIETYSRLDFAFNNAGSGKAIPLIEMAEEDWEAEIAVNLKSIWLCMKYEIPAMMKSGTGAIVNVSSQGALVGVANYSAYGAAKGGVISLSRAAAAEYAEQIRVNTISPGAVKTELWADAPPSMLEQVASGIPLQRIGEPNDIAEAAVWLCSDAASFITGHNLVIDGGYTAVQ
- a CDS encoding MFS transporter, with amino-acid sequence MRPWLAQLADLRSRKLVLIIALSTVALAPLGYLMVKSLWLLMVIRAFHGISIAAYSSGYTTLVADIAPAKSRGEIIGYMSLVNPIGMALGPALGGYLQASIGYTALFSLSAGLGVLGILFASQVSNPAANLLKCQVTDNRFWQLLGSPRIRTLALILLLVGLAFGTLSTFVPLYIKSVGVDFNVGLFYTAAAIASFIIRIPTGRASDRYGRGLFVTLSLIFYTVSMLLLWLANSATAFLSAGFVEGLGAGILIPMVATVVADRTLPQERGRMFGLCMVGFDVGIAIAGPVLGAIAQYIGYRHLFGFAAGLTTLAIVVFLTQSSKDMAHSLRFALGKGRDVYALR
- a CDS encoding 2TM domain-containing protein, giving the protein MPPRWPRKPDRRDPAYRRLDDRMNFAMHVAVFAVTNSGLWFFYNLKSITWTWLPLLTASWLLVLLVHLVYISAIADYSEPGNPSKST
- the murJ gene encoding murein biosynthesis integral membrane protein MurJ, translated to MSEKPSRSLAGIAGIVAVATLLSKLVALVRQQAIAAAFGVGVVANAYSYAYVVPSFFWVLLGGVNGPIHSAIVSVLSKRSKQESAQLVETTTTLVSGLLIFITIILVVFADFFISLLGPQLSSQTQAIATVQLQIMAPMALLAGLVGIGFGTLNTANQYWLLSISPVLSSITIIIGLGILAFQLGDDIVLPRYALLGGQVLAWGTLAGAILQWLAQLITQWRLGLGTLRLRFDFRSPGVREVINIMGPATFSSGMMQINLYTDLFFASGIAGAAAAFSYAGLLVQTPLGIISNMILLPLLPMLSQLAAPEDWVNLKLRIRQGLLITAVTMLPLGALFVALAVPIVRVIYERGAFGQAGSQLVASVLMAYGIGMFVYLARDVLVRVFYALGDGTTPFRVSLLNIILNVGLDYILVKPFGAPGITLATVGVNFASTIMFLLILNRRLNGLPLRQWSIPILGLTASSFVAGTASWATLWASQRLLGSEGLIVQLLQLSMSGLFGLGVFAAIALQMKLPEVDLVISRLRQRFAR
- a CDS encoding AraC family transcriptional regulator, coding for MRSLPIHNLPSLSTLTQQWEGIAVEHSCMNAIGEFDFAMPKNTISVAFVPHDRVTWSVDGTASQTTALPPGSVFLYCEHDFVWHYREHISEYINITLDQNLLNQIAAENSVSTPVEIEHRVIFPDTTILHVAQLLKAEILNEGLAGKIYTESLRNLLMVHLLRNYNRVRVKPQSGNKLLDTIKLKQVKDFIAENLAEDITIADMAAVVHISQFHFARAFKTATGESPHRYLTQRRIERAKIMLSVTRLAIAEVAYRVGFYNQSHFTAQFRKLTGFTPKQYRDCL
- the moaC gene encoding cyclic pyranopterin monophosphate synthase MoaC, which codes for MEQISQNSSNLTHLDNQGQAQMVDVSHKTSTVRQAVAAASVRMSSETFATIQAGNAPKGDVLGTARLAGIMAAKQTSNLIPLCHPLPLHKVEVQIEPDSQLPGYQITALVKTKAETGVEMEALTAVSVAALTLYDMAKALEKSISIELIHLVSKSGGKSGDYQSE
- a CDS encoding DUF3181 family protein, with amino-acid sequence MANQSTTEILEALASEIGENVYIDVAKWHLYLSDAKLHKVLAEKFYPLLSANSVNEDEVLAILKDMPIKIGGGRSEIPLIDLLPMQCQVNLIDIVEKYQSRF
- a CDS encoding DUF29 domain-containing protein → MINNLYAIDFYAWTQEQAKLLRDRQWHELDLPNLIEEIESLGKQQRQELRNRLSILIGHLLKWRLLGTGCPSPLSTVEYQPQRRSRSWLSTIRVQRREIQQLLQENPSLKSYLQEAVLIAYQNGKDLAVGETNLPNKTFPAECTYTLEDILSDRFFPGEPYSE